The Falco rusticolus isolate bFalRus1 unplaced genomic scaffold, bFalRus1.pri scaffold_173_arrow_ctg1, whole genome shotgun sequence genomic interval aggggggccgTGGTGACTCTGGACTGCGTTGAGCGCCTGATCCGGAAGGAGATGAGGGACCCCCTGACTGGGGACCCCCTGACAGAGGCAGACATCATCGTCCTGCAGCGGGTGGGTAGGGGAGGATTTGGGGGTCCCAGGGTGGGGGAatttgggggggctggggggaaccaAATGGGATGTGGGAAGGTTTTGAGAGGGTATCAAAAGTGTATAGGAattgggggggggaggtgtgtCTGGGAGGAGTTTTGGGGTGTGTGCTGGGCAaactggggagaggaggggatcTGGGGGTCCTGGGAGGAGTTTGGTAGGGGcttggggggtgtgtgtgtgtgtgtgtcagtcCTAGGGGAAACTTGGGAGAGGTGGTGATCTAGGGGGTCCTCggagggggtttgggggggggcagggtgtcTCAGGGGTCCTTTGGGGGTGGAAGaattgcgggggggggggggggggggggggggggaagataaTTTGGAGTgattggggggggagggggctaTGCCCTcaccccctcttccccccccccccccccttcaggGTGGAACTGGCTTTGCTGGCTCTGGGGTCTGCCTGGAGGCAAAGAAGTCACGGCCAGTCATGCAGGCctaggggggggggggccagAATACCCCCAACACCCCTGGGGGGGAACCCCAGAAAATACACCAgcacctgcacacacacaccccccaaaacatccctggggacaccccgAGCCCGCCCACTTGTTGTCACCgcaaaataaaatagttttctctCCATCCTCTCTTTATTTGGAGGCGGGACCCTAAAACGCCCCTCCCCTGCTGGGCCACATCTCGGCCGTTGCCCTTTTAAGAGCGGCTGGTCCCGCCCCTCGCCGGCTTAGCCAATGAGAACACATGACTGGTAAAACGTCAGTTTATTGGCAAGGGGTGGGGCACCCACAGGCACCACCCAATCATCTTtggacaaaaataaagaggGGCGGGGCCTCTGCCCCCCCCAATCTGGTACAAAagggggggcccggggggggcccCGCAGCACGGGGtaggggagaggggaaaagccCCCCCTTAGCATGGGGGAGGGGCAGCCCCAATACATAGGGGTGTCAGTTAAATGTGGGGAGGGGCTGCCCCTTTGCCCCTCTCTTTTTTTGCGTGTACCCCCCCCCAAGTCCTTGTGCAAAGGGGGGGCTCCCCCAGTAAGACACTTATGGGGGGCCCCCCCGGCTGTAGTGTTGGGGAGCAGTGGCCCCCTCCttaactgggggggggggggggaagggggagttTGGGGCCCCCCCCAACAAGCTGGGGGGGTGCGCTCCCTCTGTTACCCCCTTCCCCGCCCACTCACcagcccctcccctccctctggGGACCCTcaattttttgggggggggcctgggggctCTGAAGCACCCCCAATTATTTGGGGGGCCTCCTAAAGTTCATGCCCTCAACCCTGGTTTTGGGGACCCCTGATATCTTGGGGCACccaaactgggggggggggggagggcaaTAATGGTGCAAACCCCGCCCCCCCTCAATTTCACTTCATATCACGGTCAGATCAGAGGCAGCTGAGGTGGGCAGCTCCAGCCTCGGGGGCCGCCATTGTTCGGGGGGTCCCCCCCAGCTCAGAGGGGTCActgggggtccccagccagCAGGCGGGGGCGGGGCAAGTCCCCAAACATCTCGGTGCCGTCCCCCCCCCGCAGCGCCAGCGCCCGCATGGAGGCGGCGATTCGCTCCAGGTCTGGGGAGgcctgggggggcagggggtcaggacccccaaccccccctgcacccccagaaCCCCCCCAAGCCATTCAcactcccctgccatggggacACTCCAATAGCCAGCCCCACTGGGacatccccagccccacaggacacccccccccccatagccccccacccctccatagccccccctgccccacaagTGGCCCCAGTAACGCCCCCAACCTCACAGCAGCACCCCCATAATCCCCCCAACCCCACAAAGACCCAAAtaacccccccagccccacagcaggcCCCTCCCATAGCCCCATAACTGACCTAAATAACCCCCCAAGACCCCCTtagcccccccagccccacagaagCACTCCCCAACCCTGTAAGTGACCCCAATAACCCACCAAAACCATCTAtagccccccagccccataaGTGATTCCAATAacccgccccagccccccaggacccTCCCCATAGCCCCCCAAGAGCGCTCACTAGCCCTATAAATGACCCAAATAACGCACCCACCCCCAGAGCCAGCCCCCTTTAAGCTCTGTaagacaccccccccagcccccccacctaCCTTGTGTGCCGAACCATcggcggcggggggccgcgGGCCAGGGGGGGCACGCAGGGGCCAGGCAGGCACAGAGACGGGCAGGGAGCGAGCGTAGAGCGGGccaggggggggtggggggagcccgGTGGCcccctcctctgcagggctgccctctgtggggggagggcagggccaCAGTCAGCACCCCCTGGGCCATGTATGCCCCCTCCAGTGCTCAACatcccccagtgccccccccccccgcccccatcaTCCCCATCTCCCTGTATCGCCACCATCCTCCTGtacccccatccccccccaaaCATTGCTTGCCCCACCTTTACCTCCCCCATCCCCCTAGttgcccctcacccccaccccaccgtCAGGGCTGTCGGGGTCAGAGTCGGGGCTCGGCTCCTCCTCAGGGCCCGGCCAGTCCTCGTCCATCAGGaacagccctggggagggggggtggggtcAGGGGGGCACAGCGGGGTCGGGCAGGAGCTCAggccaccccccacccctaaACATCCTCCCAACATCCCCCCTGTGTCCTATCCCCCCCAATATCTCCCCCCAATTCCCCATCGTCCCCCACTCCCTCTGTGTCgtgcccctgcagcacccccaaACCCATCAGCTTCCACTCCCAGAGCCCCCCCCCGGGCCTCCCCCCACCTCAGTGTATCCCCCACCAAGCCATCACCCCCTGCgtccccctccccagagccccATCCACCCCATGCCCACCCAAAGCCCCTACCCCCCCATGTCACCCAGACACCCTATCCCCCCCAGAgctcctcccaccccccatTCCCCCAGAGCCCCCCTGACAGGTGCCACAGagccccacccccccatgtCCCTCAGACCCGCGCGTCCCATCCCCTCCAGATCCCCACATTCCCCCAAGACCACCCGGAGCCCCCCCCTCACCGGTGGCATCGCTGGGGGCCGcgctcctcctgcccccccccgccaggggctgccggggccgggccgggccgggggccgggggggccgctGGGCGCGGAGGGGCGGCAGCTggggggagcggcgcggcggggggaggggcggcaGGGGGAGGGGCCCCGGCCAGGGCCCGGTGCGCGGCCGCGATGTCGGGCAGGaagcggcgggcggcggcccccAGCGCGCCGGGGCCGTGGTGGGCGTAGGCGCGGGggccccccacgcccccccaGGCCGTCAGCAGCACCACCTCGGCCCCCGTGGCCCCCCGGTACCCCTCGGCCGCCGCCACCAGCGCGGCCCAGCGCTCCCGCTGCCCTTCCCCCATCGGCGCCGCCCACATCAGCCTGGGGGGGATCGGGCCGTGGAAGGCCTGAggggggtccggggggggggtcccggggaggggggccgGGCCTGGGGGTGTCCCGGGGGGTCTCGGGTCTAAGGGAGGCCCCCGGGAGGGACCTcaggcccggggggggggggggaggtggtgggCCTAAGGGGTGTCAGGGGGGGTGTCGGGCCTAGTGGTCCgggggggaaatggggggggggtcccggaCCCGGCCAGGGAACCCGGGGGGGTTCCCGGGCCTggcgggggggtcccgggggggggggagtccCGGCTCCGCCGCGCCGCCGGAGCCTCTcagcgccccggcccgccccgccaAGATGGCGGGGCCGGAACAGGAGGGGACAGAAGGGGTGAGACCGGAAGGGGCGGGGGAGCACTGGCTGGCTTGGCGGGGGCGGGGTCACGAATGGGGCGGGGCCATCGAGGGGGCGGAGCCAACGCTGCCCTGCGGTAGGACTGGGCCGGAACGAGGCGGGGCCGGAAGCGGAAAGAGCTGGGCGCCTGGCGGAAGCGGAAGCGGCGTGCGGAAATGGAGGAggtggcggcgggcggcagggTGAGGCCGCGCCCGTGTGACCCCCCGCGCACCCCCGTgaccccgccgcgccccgctccccccccgtGGTGGCATTCCCCGGAGAGCCCCGCCGATGCTGGCCGTGGGGGTGGCACCAGGGTGCCCCGGTGGCGGTGACAGCGCGGGGGTACGGTGACCCCGgcgggggcccggcgggggcgggcggtgCCGGTGACCCCGGGGGTGGCAGTGATGGGGTGTGTGTCCCCCGGTGCCccccctggtgtccccagctgctggtgaCCGGGGCGGCAGTGACAGGGGGGTGTGTCTCCCAGTGTCCCCGAATGTCACTACGGGGTGTCGTCTCCCCCGGTGTGTCCCCGGGTGTCACTGTCGGggtgtgcccccccccccccccggtgtgCCCGGGTGTCCCTGACGGGATGGCCCCCCCCGTGTCCCACCCCGCTGTCCCCGGGTGTCACTGTCGGggtgtgcccccccccccccccggtgtgCCCGGGTGTCCCTGACGGGATGGCCCCCCCCGTGTCCCACCCCGCTGTCCCCGGGTGTCACTGACGGGGTGAACCCCCCTCcccggtgtgtgtgtgtgtgtgtgtcccgGAGTCCCcgcaggtgctgctggaggtgacAGGCGTTTCCATCCACACCGGCTtgcagcccctccccccccgcgACGGGCTGCTACGGGGGCGGCTGCgtgtgctgcaggcagtgggtgctgggggcactgggagagACTGGGAGGGAACTGGGGAAGATGGGGATACTGAGGGGCACTGAAAGGGGTCTGGGAGCGACTGAGAGTATTGGAAGGgactgggaggcactgggagggggcttgggggcactgggagggactgCGAGGGGACTGCAGGGCgctgggaggggctggggggcgctgggaagggctggggggcactgggatgggactgggggcactgggaggggactTGGGGCTCTGGGAGGGACTGCAGGGCtctgggaggggctggggggcactgggaggggctggggggcaggtAGCGAGCTAGAAGTGATATTAGTGGTTAGTACTGGTATGTATTGGTTTATACTGGTTTGTTCTGGTATTGGTTAGGTTGACGATACAGTGTTGGAATGGGAACCCTTGGAAAAGCCGTGGGACCTCTCTGATAACGCCGTGAGTGCCAatgaccccccaccccccccagcccagacCCCCATTGTGGCCCCACTTAACCTTGTGCCCGCCCCTGCACCCCATGCTGCCCCCCCTGCTGTGCCCCGACCTTGTGCCCCCTCCCCGTGTCCCCCTGACCTTGTGtcccccccacgccccccaggctgccccccctgaggaggaagaggagctgctggaccCCGGCTATGAACCGGACTGGGCCGTGCTcagccccccccggccccggccccagccccctggtACTGCGGGGGAGGGGGCATAGGGACCAAGGGGGGtgcggggagcagggggggggGCTCGGGGAGCACGGGGTGGGGATACTGAGGGGCGTGGAAATACAGGGGGATGGGGGTACatgggggatttgggggggtccctgggggatttgggggggacTGGAAAAGATTTGGGGGGGATCTGGAGGGGATTGgagggaatggggggggggcatgggggatGGGAGGGTCTGGAGGAGATTTGGGGGGGCACATGAGGAATTTGGGGGGACCGTGAGAGATttggagagggctggaggggcttTGGGAGGTAGGAGCGGGTTTGGAGGGGTCATGGGGTATCTGGGGGGGGTTGGAGAAGATTTGGGGGGGCATGGGGGATTGGGGGGGCTGGAGAGGATTTGGGGGGGCCCTGTGGGTTTTATGGGGGGCTTTGGGGGCCAAGGGGGCCACGCTGGGGGATTTGGGGTTGAGCAGTGAGATATTtgggggctgaggggggacaCGCTGGGGGATTGGGGGAACACACAGGGGTCCCCCCTGTGGTTGGGGGCCCCTGGTGGGGGTGGGCAGTGACAGGGTCCCCCAGGCTGGCGGGGGGGGTTCCGCCTGGCGTTGGGGGAGCTGCGAGGGCTGCGCCGGAGCCCCCCAGGGCTGCGCCGCCCcttcctggtgctgctgccatgccgggggccctgcccccccccactGCACTTCCCGCGGGGGGGGGCCCGCCTGCTGCTGCGCCTGCTGGCCCCTCGCCTGCGCCCGTGAGTCCCAGCGACCCCCCCgtcccagggacccccccccccagaaccCCACGAGCCCCCAGGACCCCCGGACATCCTAGGGACCCACCCCCCGATCCCAGAGAcccctcccttcccagggaACCCCAGTCCCCCAGGACCtgccaacacccccccccccaaaaccccaggGCCTCCCCAGTCACAGGGCCCCCCCAATGCCCCCCCCAATCCCAGAGGTGCCTCAGGATCCCCCccagtcacacacacacccctaaaCCCTCAGTACACCCCCCCCGAGGGGTCCCCCCATTCCCAGAGTCCCCCCCCAAAGCTCCTAGGACCCCTTGCTCAAGTTTTCACCTCTcccttgccccccccccaaattccAGGGACCCCCTGGGAGCCCCCCTATTCTAGAGAAGCCCCTGTGCACTCCCAGACGCCCCCCGAACCCCACCAACCCCAGACACACAACCCCTAATCGCAAGGGCCCCCCCACctcactgccccccccccaggtgccCACGGGACCCCCGCTTGCTGCTGGTGACAACCTCCGATGACCCGGAGCCCGACtcccccccacagcccccctcccccagcctcgTCAGTGTGAGTGAtccccccctgcacccctgggTCTGGGGGGGTCTGAGGGGGGTGGAGTTCTGGATGGGGTCGTGCGGGGGGGGGGTCCAGGTTGGAGTGGAAGTTATAGGGAGGGtccagggggctgtggggattTTGGGGGGGTCCTGGGAGCTGTGAGGGTcctggagggagagggggggggtgggggggggagctgAGGGCTGTGGAGATCTGGGGGGGGGGATCCTGAAGgatggggggggcgggggggctgtaGAGatctgcggggggggggggcgggtctTCGGGGCTGTGGAGATCTGGGGGAGGATCCTGGAGGCTGTGGAGGTCctgggggggtagggggggtcCTGGGGATTGTGGGGATTTAGGGGGGAGTCGGGGGTCCCACAGGTCCAGGAGCCCACGCCGCCTCCTCCCCCCAGCGCCTGCTGCAGGGCCCCTACGCTGCCACGCTGGGGGGGCTGAGCCGGCTGCtgggggggccgcggggcctCGGCCCCCCCGGGGCGGAGGGGGAGGAGCCGGAGCCGCCCTTCGAGGTCATCGCCTGTGTgagtgggggaggggggtgggtcAGGGGCGGGGCCTTgtcggggggggtggggcgtgGTCTAGGGGCGGAGCCTGGTCTGGGGGGGGGGCCTCATTCAGAGGGGCGGGGCCTCATTCGGGGGGCAGTCTGGGACCTGATTGTGGGTGGGGCTTGGCttgggggctgggtggggggcGGGGCCTGATTCAGGAGGGCGGGGACTGACTGGAGAGGCCTGGGGATGGGGCCATATTGGGGCGTGGCCTGAGgagctccccctcccccccaggtGACGCTGGGtccccgccccacccccccgcgGGGCCCCCCAGTGACACCAGCCGAGTGGGGGCGGAGCCACGATGCCGAGGGGCGGAGCCTGGACCCGGAGGGGCTGCGGCAGCGGGTGTTCCGCGGGGtgagagggggagggggaaggtcTATGGGGGTGGGGCTGAGAGGGGGTGGGACTGTGGGATGGGTGGGTagggctgtggggaaggggtggggcTCTGGGGTGGGGATGAGTGGGCGGGgctctggggaaggggtggggctgtgggggcaggATTTAAGGGGGGGAGGCTATGGGGCACGGCtatggggaaggagcagggctATTGGGGGGCTGTAGGGACGgggcggggctgaggggctaGCTGGTGTGGTTGGTGCTGGGGTCACCCATGTCACCCTGAAAGTGAAGAGGTGGGGCATTTTCATGGGGGCGGGGCCATGGGCGGGGCCTAATGCCCCCATCCCCCCAGGGGCTGAGCCCTGAGGTGCGGCTGCAGGGGTGGcgctggctgctggggctgccggaGAGGGGTCTCGACCCCCATGAGCGGGCCCGGAGgtgaggggggggcggggggctaCGGAGGGATAGGGGGGCATTTTACAAcatgggggggctgggggggcttggggggcaCTGGGCAGGAtttggggggctcaggggggttgggggctgggggtgttaGGGGACTCGGGGGGTCACTGGGGGGCTCtggcagggtttgggggggctAGGGAGGATCTGGGGGGGCGTTGAGGTGGTttgaggggctggggctgaagGGGGGGGTGTCTCAGGGGGAGTCTCAGGGGCTCCAGGGATGTCTcggggggctgggtgggggggagcaTGCAGGTGACGCGGGTGCCGCAGGGACGACTATTTCCGCATGAAGCTGCAGTGGCGCTCGCTCAGCCCCGGCCAGCAGCGCCGCAACCGCCCCCTGCGCCGCGCGCGGCACCGCCTCGGTGAGCCCCATGGCCACCCCACGGCTGCCCCACAGAGCCCTCCAGCCAGCCTCGCTATCCCCCACAAACTGTGCCACAGACCCCCAACCTTCCCCGCAGCCGCTGTATTGCCCCCCCAACCTGCTCCATGACACCCTGCTGTTGCTTCTTGGCCACTCCATTGCCCCACATGTGCCTTACgacaccccaaacccaccccacagccactTCGTTGCCCCCCAGGTGCCCCATGGCACCCCAAACTTGCTCCACAGCCACTCCATTgcccccccacctgccccatGACACCTGAAGCATGCCCCACAGCCACTCTgttgccctgcagctgccccatAGACACCCCCAATCTGCATCACGCTCCCCACCATACCCCACAGCCACTTCATTGCCCCATCTGCCCCAAGACACCCCAAACCTGCACCATGACACCCCAAACTTGCCCCACAGCCACTCCATTgcccccccacctgccccatGACACCCCAAACCTGCCCCGTGGCTGCTCCGTTGCCCCCCTACCTGCCCCATGACACCCCAaacctgccccacagccacTTTGTTgcccccctacccccaccccatTGTGCCCTcaagctgccccacagcccccccatcGCTGACCCAGCCACCTGTGGCCCCCCCTGTGCTCCCAGAGCGGGACCTGGCACGGCGTCACCCTGATGCCACCGACGCTGAGCGGGCACTGATGCACGATGTGCTCATGACCTACTGCATGTACCACTTCGACCTGGGTGaggggggcccgggggggcctTGGGAGGGCTTAGGGGAGTCTGAGTGTCCCTGAGAGGTCTTTCAGGGGTTGTACAGTCCCAGGGAGTCTCTGGGGGCATCCTGTGCTGTCCCCAGGGGGGTCTTGGGAAGTCCTGGGGGGTCCCTAAAGGTGTGTTGGGGTCCCAGGGGTGTCCTGGGGATCTTGGAGCACCTCTGGGGGAGGGGCATGGGGGTAACTGAGGGGGTTTTGGGGTACCAGGGGGGGTCCCTGAACTTCGTGGAGTACCCCGGGGGGGGCCATGACGGTCACTGAGGGGGTTTTGGGGTCGCTGGGTATCACGGAGCACCCCTTGGGGGGCCCATGGGGGTCACTGAGGGGGTCCCTGACTccccctgggggggggggcaagggggtCACTGAGGGGGTCTTGGGGTCCCAGGGGGATTCCTGGGGATCACTGAGGGAGGTTTGGAGTCCCCAAGGGGTTGGGGGGTTCTCGGGGGTCTGTGGGGAGCTCAGGGCTGGGTGTCCTTGGGAGGCTCCTAGGGGGTCCCTGGTCATGGGGGGGTGGTTCTGGGAGGTCCCGGAGAGGGTGGGAGCGTCCCAGGGATGGTCCTGGGAGATTTGTGGGGTGTTCCTGAGGGTGCCCAGGGGATTTTAGGGGACCCTGTAGGAGTCTCGGTGAGTATGGGGAGGCTCCAAGGGGGTCTCAGGGGTTTGGGGGTGATGCTCTGCCCAACCTGCCCCCCCAGGGTACGTGCGGGGGATGAGCGAGGTGCTCGCCCCCCTCCTGGCCATCACCCCAGACGAGGTCGAGGCCTTTTGGGGGTTCTGCAGCATCATGGAGATGGtggtgaggggggggggcactCCAGCAGCGGGGCATCCCGGAGCTGAGGGgtcctgggggagggggggggagggaagggggagagagacCCCATAgcggaggggtgggggtgggacCCCTAGTTTGGGGGCATTTTCAGAGTAGGGGAATTTTAAAGCGTGAAAAGGGGGGGttgaaatggggggggggggggggggattgaGGGAGGCGTGGAAATGGAGGGACCCCAAAATGGGGGGGGGCTTAAAATGGGAGCGTGGGAAGGAAGGGGGTGGGCGCATGGAAACGGGGGTTATGGGGTGGTGAACAAGGGGTGACCCCAAATTGGGGAGGGATCCAGGTTGGGGGGGAGCTACAATGGGAGCTGTGTGAAAGGGGGGGGCTGaaatggggggaggggtgggttgggggggggggggagtgaaATGGGGGGGACCCCAAAGTGGGGAGAGTGGGAAGCGGGGGGAAGGATGGGGACCCCACAAAGTGCCTTGAAGGGGGCTTGGGCTGCCCGTGGGGAGGGTTTAGGGGTTTGGGATATTTGGGGGTGCCCCGGGGGGTGCCCCATTTTTACTCCCCTCCCCCCGCTTTTTTTGCCTCCCCGCCCAGGGGAGCAACTTCGGG includes:
- the AKT1S1 gene encoding proline-rich AKT1 substrate 1: MWAAPMGEGQRERWAALVAAAEGYRGATGAEVVLLTAWGGVGGPRAYAHHGPGALGAAARRFLPDIAAAHRALAGAPPPAAPPPAAPLPPAAAPPRPAAPPAPGPARPRQPLAGGGRRSAAPSDATGLFLMDEDWPGPEEEPSPDSDPDSPDEGSPAEEGATGLPPPPPGPLYARSLPVSVPAWPLRAPPGPRPPAADGSAHKASPDLERIAASMRALALRGGDGTEMFGDLPRPRLLAGDPQ